The following coding sequences are from one Lipingzhangella halophila window:
- a CDS encoding serine/threonine-protein kinase yields the protein MTSSQRPPLFALTDSDPTRIGSFDIHGRLGAGGMGVVYGGTDGHGRWVALKLIRGEFADDPEFRDRFAREVELMRRVGSRCIAPVIAADTTRQGQPWYASPYVAGPTLHHRVKHNGALEPGLTQGMAVGLAEAIAAIHAAGVVHRDLKPANVILAADGPKVLDFGIARAVDESAITRTGGVVGSPGWMSPERFRGHTGPEADVFAWGALVAYAATGRAPFGTGTAETLMYRVLNEHPDLTGLPTELAESVTRALAKDPAARPGSTTLVPMVATSYGHTPDSEAADTAATIINHTWTPRPPHRDARTASPGPGPSPAPPGSPDPARPPTPPTSPPPNRVPGPAVPPPIPPAARPRPRARVVIPAVLGALVVIVGVGLAVPNIVTRSSPEGPPDSDTTSGSTSDASHPALAQLAEEDVLHIGIAEAEPYSYLDDSGEATGRAPEVARSVFEELGVTDVEASAMEFSALETALVAQEVDVAASDQVITPERCESVVYSEPYAQLRTGFMARDDGSVELSEDGDPGFAEIADAGLELGVVAGTPEEQWAQDEGVDTGDLTTADTSNTLLEHLVAGDVDVIAGDSIFLRWQQEQHPDGDDLSIVGSYAPPDPDTGHPMLVALAFSQENSDLAAAANERLNELTDSEMLGITEEFGMTEDELPPPDLTAEDVCSDT from the coding sequence GTGACCAGCTCCCAGCGGCCGCCCCTGTTTGCTCTGACCGATAGTGACCCCACCCGTATCGGCTCCTTTGACATCCACGGGCGGTTGGGCGCGGGCGGTATGGGGGTGGTCTACGGCGGCACCGATGGCCACGGGCGCTGGGTGGCGCTGAAACTGATCCGCGGCGAGTTCGCCGACGACCCGGAGTTCCGCGACCGGTTCGCCCGCGAGGTGGAACTGATGCGCCGGGTCGGCTCGCGCTGCATCGCCCCGGTCATCGCCGCCGACACCACCCGCCAGGGCCAGCCGTGGTACGCCAGCCCTTACGTGGCCGGCCCCACCCTGCACCACCGTGTCAAACACAACGGTGCGCTGGAACCCGGCCTAACACAGGGGATGGCGGTGGGCCTGGCCGAGGCCATCGCCGCGATCCACGCCGCCGGGGTCGTCCACCGCGACCTCAAACCCGCCAACGTGATCCTGGCCGCCGACGGCCCCAAAGTGCTCGACTTCGGCATCGCCCGGGCGGTGGACGAGTCCGCGATCACCCGCACCGGGGGCGTGGTGGGCTCGCCGGGATGGATGAGCCCGGAACGGTTCCGCGGCCACACCGGCCCCGAAGCCGATGTCTTCGCCTGGGGCGCCCTGGTGGCCTACGCCGCCACCGGCCGGGCCCCCTTCGGCACCGGCACCGCCGAAACACTGATGTACCGGGTCCTCAACGAACACCCCGACCTTACCGGGCTCCCCACCGAGCTGGCCGAGTCCGTCACCCGCGCCCTCGCCAAAGACCCCGCCGCCCGGCCCGGCTCCACCACCCTGGTACCCATGGTCGCCACCAGCTACGGCCACACCCCCGACAGCGAAGCCGCCGACACAGCCGCGACCATCATCAACCACACCTGGACCCCACGACCCCCGCACCGCGACGCCCGCACCGCGTCCCCCGGCCCCGGCCCGTCCCCGGCTCCACCGGGCTCCCCCGACCCCGCGCGCCCGCCAACACCACCAACCAGCCCACCACCGAACCGGGTTCCGGGCCCGGCCGTTCCACCGCCGATCCCGCCCGCCGCCAGGCCGCGCCCACGCGCCCGGGTCGTCATCCCCGCCGTGCTCGGCGCGCTCGTCGTGATCGTCGGCGTGGGGCTGGCAGTACCGAACATCGTCACGCGCTCATCCCCCGAGGGCCCGCCGGACTCGGACACCACGTCCGGGTCCACATCCGACGCCTCCCATCCCGCTCTGGCGCAGCTCGCCGAGGAAGACGTGCTCCACATCGGCATCGCCGAGGCGGAGCCGTACTCCTACCTCGATGACAGCGGCGAGGCGACGGGGCGCGCCCCGGAGGTGGCGCGGTCCGTCTTCGAGGAGCTGGGCGTGACCGATGTGGAGGCCAGCGCAATGGAATTCTCCGCGCTGGAGACGGCACTGGTGGCGCAGGAGGTGGATGTCGCGGCCTCCGACCAGGTCATCACCCCGGAGCGGTGCGAATCCGTGGTCTACTCTGAGCCCTACGCTCAGCTTCGCACCGGGTTCATGGCACGCGACGACGGCTCCGTCGAGCTCTCCGAGGACGGCGATCCGGGATTCGCCGAGATCGCCGATGCCGGGCTGGAGCTCGGGGTGGTGGCGGGGACCCCCGAAGAGCAGTGGGCCCAAGACGAGGGCGTCGACACCGGCGATCTGACCACAGCGGACACGTCTAACACTCTGCTGGAACATCTCGTGGCAGGGGACGTCGACGTGATCGCGGGGGACAGCATCTTCCTGCGCTGGCAGCAGGAGCAGCACCCCGACGGGGACGACCTCTCGATCGTCGGGTCTTACGCACCCCCGGACCCGGACACCGGCCACCCGATGCTGGTCGCTCTGGCTTTTTCCCAGGAGAACTCCGATCTCGCCGCGGCGGCCAACGAACGCCTCAACGAACTCACCGACTCCGAGATGCTGGGGATCACGGAGGAGTTCGGCATGACCGAGGACGAGCTGCCGCCCCCGGACCTCACCGCCGAGGACGTCTGCTCGGACACCTAA
- the cobN gene encoding cobaltochelatase subunit CobN encodes MATILLLSTADTELLAAGAAGAGYRTANPARTPTDELPALLDGVDVVVVRLLGGRDAWPDGLTALRASGTPLVALGGEADPDAELIELSTVPAGVATEAHGYLREGGIGNLRQLARFLSDTVLLTGEGFDPPERMPEYGVHGDRRPSGERPIVAVVFYRAHELSGNTAFVEVLCEAIETAGGDPLPVFCGSLRGLSRENAPGLFDLLAQADAVITTVLAAGGAVAADASGGGDEDAWDAGALAALDVPILQGMVLTSTREQWLASNAALTPMDAGMQVAIPEFDGRLVTVPFSFKEVDEATGVPVYAADPERAARVAGIAVRHAKLHAVPPAERKLAVMLSSYPTKHSRVGNAVGLDTPASAVRLLRELERRGYDLGTEDTLWRVPDPGEDRREDDGDPLIHALIEAGGHDVEWLTEEQLAAATARVPLADYRRWFDTLPADLRDAIVEHWGEPPGELYVVDSPNGPEIVLASLRFGNVVLMIQPPRGFGENPIAIYHDPDLPPSHHYLAAYRWLETAPEDNVPQGGSPVDGSSAGGFGAHAVVHLGKHGTLEWLPGKGLGLAAGDAPDSVLGDLPLIYPFIVNDPGEGTQAKRRAHATVVDHLVPPMARADTYGDIAKLEQLLDEYAQVNDLDPDKAPAVRAQIWTLIKSAELHHDLQREEMPGEDEFDDFVMHVDGYLCEIKDVQIRDGLHILGAAPEGEPRVNLVLAVLRASQVWAGQAGALPGLRAAIAAAFGLDEKALLAEPGASAEVPAALSDLVDGPARTASDALDLVDALARRLVWAMEDLAWPAEQAAVSAVAREGLGFALPEAERVLLFASREVVPRLAATSNEIDAVLHALDGGHIPAGPSGSPTRGLVNVLPTGRNFYSVDPKAIPSRNSWDVGQALADSLIQRHLDDTGQYPRSVGLTVWGTAAMRTQGDDVAEVLALLGARPTWDDASRRVTGFEIVPLEELGRPRIDVTLRISGFFRDAFPHVIGLVDDVIHAVAELDEPAERNYPRAHALADHSEHGDWRRATTRIFGSKPGAYGAGLLPLIDSRNWRDDADLAEVYAVWGGYAYGRGLEGREARTDMETSFRRIAVAAKNQDTREHDIVDSDDYFQYHGGMVAMVRRLTGGSPAAYVGDSATPDQVKTRTLAEETRRVFRARVVNPRWISAMRRHGYKGAFELAATVDYLFGYDATAGVVDDWMYAKLAETYVFDPENREFLESSNPWALRGMSERLLEAADRGLWENPDQRTLDQLKEVYLKLEGDLEDEG; translated from the coding sequence GTGGCTACGATCCTGCTGCTGTCCACGGCCGACACCGAACTGCTCGCCGCCGGAGCCGCCGGCGCCGGCTACCGCACGGCCAACCCCGCGCGAACGCCGACCGACGAGCTACCCGCCCTGCTCGACGGCGTCGACGTCGTGGTGGTCCGGCTCCTCGGCGGCCGGGACGCCTGGCCGGATGGTCTGACCGCCCTCCGGGCCTCCGGGACGCCACTCGTCGCGCTCGGGGGAGAGGCGGATCCCGACGCCGAGCTGATCGAGCTGTCCACCGTGCCAGCGGGGGTCGCCACCGAAGCGCACGGCTACCTGCGCGAAGGCGGGATCGGCAACCTCCGGCAGCTCGCCCGGTTCCTCTCCGACACGGTGCTGCTGACGGGCGAGGGCTTCGACCCGCCGGAGCGGATGCCCGAGTACGGCGTGCACGGTGACCGCCGCCCGTCGGGCGAGCGGCCGATCGTGGCCGTGGTGTTCTACCGGGCGCACGAGCTTTCCGGGAACACCGCGTTCGTCGAGGTCCTCTGCGAGGCCATCGAGACCGCGGGCGGCGACCCGCTCCCGGTGTTCTGCGGCTCGCTGCGCGGGCTGTCCAGGGAGAACGCGCCGGGCCTGTTCGACCTCCTCGCCCAGGCCGACGCGGTCATCACCACCGTCCTGGCCGCGGGCGGGGCGGTCGCGGCCGACGCCAGTGGGGGAGGCGACGAGGACGCCTGGGACGCCGGCGCGCTCGCCGCGCTGGACGTGCCGATCCTGCAGGGGATGGTGCTGACCTCCACCCGCGAGCAGTGGCTGGCCTCCAACGCGGCACTGACCCCTATGGACGCCGGAATGCAGGTCGCTATCCCGGAGTTCGACGGCCGGCTGGTGACCGTCCCGTTCTCGTTCAAGGAGGTCGACGAGGCGACCGGGGTACCGGTCTACGCGGCCGACCCCGAGCGCGCCGCCCGGGTGGCCGGGATCGCGGTGCGCCACGCGAAGCTGCATGCCGTCCCCCCGGCCGAGCGCAAGCTCGCGGTGATGCTGTCCTCCTACCCCACGAAGCACTCCCGCGTTGGCAACGCGGTCGGCCTGGACACCCCGGCCTCGGCCGTGCGGCTCCTCCGCGAGCTCGAAAGGCGCGGCTACGACCTCGGTACCGAGGACACGTTGTGGCGGGTGCCCGACCCCGGCGAGGACCGCCGCGAGGACGACGGCGACCCGCTCATCCACGCCCTGATCGAGGCGGGCGGCCACGACGTCGAATGGCTCACCGAGGAGCAGCTCGCCGCGGCCACCGCGCGTGTCCCGCTGGCGGACTACCGCCGCTGGTTCGACACTCTGCCCGCCGACCTGCGCGACGCCATCGTGGAGCACTGGGGCGAACCGCCGGGTGAGCTGTACGTGGTCGACTCCCCGAACGGCCCGGAGATCGTTCTTGCCAGCCTGCGCTTCGGCAATGTCGTGCTGATGATCCAGCCGCCCCGCGGTTTCGGGGAGAACCCGATCGCGATCTACCACGACCCCGACCTCCCGCCATCGCACCACTACCTCGCGGCGTACCGCTGGCTGGAGACGGCCCCCGAAGACAATGTCCCGCAGGGCGGTTCTCCGGTGGACGGTTCTTCGGCGGGCGGGTTCGGTGCCCACGCGGTTGTGCATCTCGGCAAGCACGGCACGCTGGAGTGGCTGCCCGGCAAGGGGCTGGGTCTGGCGGCGGGCGACGCCCCCGACAGCGTGCTCGGCGACCTGCCCCTCATCTACCCGTTCATCGTCAACGACCCGGGCGAGGGTACCCAGGCCAAGCGGCGGGCGCACGCCACCGTTGTGGACCACCTGGTACCGCCCATGGCGCGGGCCGACACCTACGGCGACATCGCCAAGCTGGAACAGTTGCTCGACGAGTACGCCCAGGTGAACGACCTCGACCCGGACAAGGCGCCGGCGGTGCGCGCGCAGATCTGGACGCTTATCAAGAGCGCCGAGCTGCACCACGACCTGCAGCGGGAGGAGATGCCCGGCGAGGACGAGTTCGACGACTTCGTCATGCACGTCGACGGCTACCTGTGCGAGATCAAGGACGTGCAGATCCGCGATGGCCTGCACATCCTTGGTGCCGCGCCCGAAGGCGAGCCCCGGGTCAACCTGGTCCTGGCGGTACTGCGCGCCTCGCAGGTGTGGGCCGGGCAGGCGGGCGCCCTGCCGGGGCTGCGCGCCGCGATCGCCGCCGCCTTCGGCCTGGACGAGAAGGCGCTGCTCGCCGAGCCGGGGGCGTCCGCCGAGGTCCCCGCCGCACTGTCCGACCTGGTGGACGGCCCCGCGCGCACCGCCTCCGACGCCCTTGACCTGGTCGACGCGCTCGCGCGGCGCCTGGTCTGGGCAATGGAAGACCTGGCATGGCCGGCCGAGCAGGCCGCCGTCAGCGCCGTCGCGCGCGAAGGGCTCGGGTTCGCCCTGCCCGAGGCCGAGCGGGTGCTGCTGTTCGCGTCCCGCGAGGTGGTGCCCAGGCTGGCCGCCACCAGCAACGAGATCGACGCCGTGCTGCACGCCCTCGACGGCGGGCACATCCCGGCCGGCCCCTCGGGCTCGCCGACCCGCGGCCTAGTGAACGTGCTGCCCACCGGCCGCAACTTCTACTCGGTGGACCCCAAGGCAATCCCCTCGCGCAACTCCTGGGACGTCGGACAGGCGCTCGCGGACTCGCTGATACAGCGGCATCTCGACGACACCGGGCAGTACCCGCGCTCGGTCGGGCTCACGGTCTGGGGGACCGCGGCCATGCGTACCCAGGGCGACGACGTCGCCGAGGTCCTCGCGCTCCTCGGCGCCCGGCCCACCTGGGACGACGCGTCGCGCCGGGTGACCGGGTTCGAGATCGTCCCGCTGGAGGAGCTCGGGCGTCCGCGCATCGACGTCACGCTGCGCATTTCCGGCTTCTTCCGCGATGCGTTCCCGCACGTCATCGGCCTCGTGGACGATGTGATCCACGCGGTTGCCGAGTTGGACGAGCCCGCGGAGCGCAACTACCCGCGGGCCCACGCGCTCGCCGACCACAGCGAGCACGGCGACTGGCGCCGCGCCACCACCCGGATATTCGGCTCCAAACCGGGCGCCTACGGCGCCGGTCTGCTCCCGCTGATCGACTCCCGCAACTGGCGCGACGACGCCGACCTCGCCGAGGTGTACGCGGTATGGGGCGGCTACGCCTACGGGCGAGGGCTTGAGGGCCGCGAGGCGCGCACGGACATGGAGACCTCGTTCCGGCGGATCGCGGTCGCGGCGAAGAACCAGGACACCCGCGAGCACGACATCGTCGACTCCGACGACTACTTCCAGTACCACGGCGGGATGGTCGCCATGGTCCGGCGGCTCACCGGCGGGTCGCCAGCGGCCTACGTAGGCGACTCCGCGACCCCCGACCAGGTCAAGACACGCACCCTGGCCGAGGAGACGCGGCGGGTGTTCCGTGCGCGCGTGGTGAACCCGCGCTGGATCTCGGCCATGCGGCGGCACGGCTACAAGGGGGCCTTCGAGCTGGCCGCCACCGTGGACTACCTGTTCGGTTACGACGCCACGGCCGGCGTGGTCGACGACTGGATGTATGCCAAGCTCGCCGAGACCTACGTCTTCGACCCGGAGAACCGGGAGTTCCTGGAGTCGTCCAACCCGTGGGCGCTGCGCGGCATGTCCGAACGCCTCCTGGAGGCCGCCGACCGCGGCCTGTGGGAGAACCCGGACCAGCGCACTCTCGACCAGTTGAAGGAGGTCTACCTGAAGCTGGAGGGTGACCTGGAGGACGAGGGGTAG
- a CDS encoding nitroreductase family deazaflavin-dependent oxidoreductase yields MNRKIRSGRSKMMGMDVLILNTVGRRSGQQRETPVAWFADGADAWLVVASGGGSQPPDWHANLMAHPDQASIELGGRDAMPVTPHQLEGADRERAWQRIAAAQPRIAKYQSKAEREYPVVRLTPR; encoded by the coding sequence ATGAACCGCAAAATCCGAAGCGGCCGCAGCAAGATGATGGGCATGGACGTACTGATCCTGAACACTGTGGGGCGCCGAAGCGGGCAGCAGCGGGAAACGCCTGTGGCGTGGTTCGCCGACGGTGCGGACGCCTGGCTGGTCGTCGCATCGGGTGGTGGGAGCCAGCCCCCGGACTGGCACGCCAATCTGATGGCGCACCCAGACCAGGCGTCGATCGAACTGGGCGGCCGCGACGCCATGCCGGTGACGCCGCACCAGCTGGAGGGCGCCGACCGTGAGCGGGCATGGCAGCGCATCGCCGCCGCCCAGCCCCGTATCGCGAAGTATCAGAGCAAAGCCGAGCGGGAATACCCGGTGGTCCGGCTGACCCCGCGGTGA
- a CDS encoding BCCT family transporter — protein sequence MLDDLAQKLGLRTNAPIFFTSTALAILFVVVTILFTEQINNVFSSMTGFILSSLSWFYILGVTVFLGFLIWIAISRYGSVRLGGPDSRPEYSNWAWFAMLFAAGIGTILMFWGVAEPINHYANPPRVPLGFDGDAEDFAGTAAAAKQAITFTNYHFALHTWAIFTLPALAFAYFIFRRGLPMRVSSFFYPFLGERIHGPIGRIIDVTTVLGTLFGLSVSIGLGSAQINSGLSRLFGFNLDGGALELASQLGIIVVITAIAIVSVALGLDKGIKRLSNINILMSIGLLIFVFLAASSPLFLAKGVVEQTGDYLSNVVSLAFWNDTYAGTGWQDGWTVFYWAWTITWAPFIGIFIARISKGRTIREFVAGVLGLPTLFSVIWFSTFGLAAFDMERANPGVLVGPVVDEADVPGALYVFIRELPVLDVVSTLVAAIAIVIVAIFFITSSDSASLVIDMMCNGDQHSNPPTRQRIFWAVLEGLVALALIFGAGPAALDALSEVITVIGLPFFIMSFFMMAALVVSLRSDPDVPGNVVTPAKSSGEEPAVTESSTSD from the coding sequence ATGCTAGATGATCTCGCCCAAAAGCTTGGGCTGCGTACGAACGCTCCGATCTTTTTCACCTCGACGGCTCTGGCGATCTTATTCGTTGTTGTGACGATTCTCTTCACGGAGCAGATCAACAACGTGTTCAGCAGTATGACCGGCTTCATCCTGTCGAGCCTGAGCTGGTTCTACATCCTCGGTGTGACCGTCTTCCTGGGCTTCCTGATCTGGATCGCGATCAGCCGCTACGGCAGCGTGCGTCTGGGCGGCCCCGACTCCAGGCCCGAGTACAGCAACTGGGCCTGGTTCGCGATGCTGTTCGCCGCGGGCATCGGCACGATCCTGATGTTCTGGGGCGTGGCGGAGCCGATCAACCACTACGCGAACCCGCCGCGGGTTCCGCTCGGGTTCGACGGGGACGCGGAGGACTTCGCCGGGACCGCGGCGGCCGCCAAGCAGGCGATCACCTTCACCAACTACCATTTCGCCCTGCACACCTGGGCGATCTTCACACTGCCCGCGCTCGCGTTCGCCTACTTCATCTTCCGGCGAGGGCTGCCCATGCGGGTCAGCTCGTTCTTCTACCCGTTCCTGGGTGAGCGTATCCACGGCCCCATCGGCCGGATCATCGACGTCACCACGGTCCTTGGCACCCTGTTCGGGCTCTCGGTGTCCATCGGGCTCGGGTCCGCGCAGATCAACAGCGGGTTGTCGCGCCTGTTCGGGTTCAACCTGGATGGCGGCGCGCTCGAGCTCGCCAGCCAGCTCGGCATCATCGTGGTCATCACGGCGATCGCGATCGTCTCGGTGGCGCTCGGCCTGGACAAGGGCATCAAGCGGCTGTCCAACATCAACATCCTGATGTCGATCGGGCTGCTCATCTTCGTGTTCTTGGCCGCGAGCTCACCGCTGTTCCTCGCCAAGGGAGTGGTCGAACAGACGGGCGACTACCTGAGCAACGTCGTCTCGCTCGCGTTCTGGAACGACACCTACGCCGGTACCGGGTGGCAGGACGGCTGGACGGTGTTCTACTGGGCCTGGACCATCACGTGGGCCCCGTTCATCGGGATCTTCATCGCCCGGATCTCCAAGGGACGCACCATCCGCGAGTTCGTCGCCGGTGTCCTGGGCCTGCCCACCCTGTTCAGCGTGATCTGGTTCAGCACCTTCGGTCTTGCCGCGTTCGACATGGAGCGGGCGAATCCGGGTGTGCTGGTCGGCCCGGTGGTCGATGAGGCGGACGTCCCGGGCGCCCTCTACGTCTTCATCCGGGAGCTTCCCGTGCTGGATGTGGTGTCGACCCTGGTCGCGGCGATCGCGATCGTCATCGTGGCGATCTTCTTCATCACCTCGTCCGACTCCGCGTCCCTGGTCATCGACATGATGTGCAACGGGGACCAGCACTCGAACCCGCCCACGCGCCAGCGCATCTTCTGGGCGGTCCTCGAAGGGCTGGTGGCGCTCGCGTTGATCTTCGGTGCCGGGCCGGCCGCGCTGGATGCCTTGAGCGAGGTCATCACGGTCATCGGGCTACCGTTCTTCATCATGTCGTTCTTCATGATGGCGGCGCTGGTGGTCTCGCTCCGCTCGGACCCCGATGTCCCCGGCAACGTGGTGACACCGGCCAAGAGCAGCGGCGAGGAACCCGCAGTAACCGAATCCTCCACTAGCGACTGA
- a CDS encoding cobyric acid synthase codes for MTRPESAGAAPALLVTGTTSDAGKSVVAAGLCRWLARQGVKVAPFKAQNMSLNSVVTPDGAEIGRAQAMQAAASGIEPSAAMNPILLKPGGDRSSQVVVRGRPTGEVDAVSYRAHKDRLRDIAVESLAELRSRYEVVICEGAGSPAEINLRSGDIANMGLARAAGLPVIVVGDIDRGGVFAGLHGTLALLEPADQALVAGFVINKFRGAPELLEPGLRQLRELTGRPVHGVLPWLDGLWLDVEDSLALSADRGPMPAPVGEQALRVAVVRLPRISNFTDIDALTVEPGVDVRFVTTPHELEDADLAILPGSRATVADLAWLRDRGLDSVLAHRAANGRPVLGICGGYQMLAREIRDDVESAAGVVRGLGLLPARVAFATEKTLARPEGTCYGERVAAYEIHHGQTEVVWAGSEAVPFLDGCRAGAVWGTTWHGALENDAFRRAFLADVAGRAGRRFVAAGGTDFAAERAARLDALGDMVEEHMDTDAIWRLLESGAPSELPVVAPAGTAGPAETG; via the coding sequence GTGACGCGGCCGGAATCCGCGGGCGCCGCACCCGCCCTGCTTGTGACCGGGACGACCTCCGACGCCGGCAAGAGTGTCGTCGCCGCGGGCCTGTGCCGCTGGCTGGCCCGCCAGGGCGTGAAGGTGGCCCCGTTCAAGGCGCAGAACATGTCGCTCAACTCGGTGGTGACTCCCGACGGCGCGGAGATCGGCCGGGCACAGGCCATGCAGGCCGCCGCCAGCGGGATCGAGCCCAGTGCGGCGATGAATCCGATCCTCCTCAAGCCGGGCGGTGACCGCAGCAGCCAGGTGGTGGTGCGCGGCCGGCCCACCGGTGAGGTCGACGCTGTCAGCTACCGCGCGCACAAGGACCGGCTGCGCGACATCGCGGTCGAGAGCCTCGCGGAGCTGCGGTCGCGCTACGAGGTGGTCATCTGCGAGGGCGCGGGGAGTCCCGCCGAGATCAACCTGCGCAGCGGCGACATCGCCAACATGGGCCTGGCCCGGGCGGCCGGGCTGCCCGTCATCGTGGTCGGCGACATCGACCGGGGCGGCGTGTTCGCCGGCCTGCACGGCACGCTCGCCCTCCTCGAACCGGCCGACCAGGCTCTGGTCGCCGGTTTCGTGATCAACAAGTTCCGGGGTGCCCCGGAACTACTGGAGCCCGGGCTGCGGCAGCTCCGGGAGCTGACCGGGCGCCCGGTGCACGGTGTCCTGCCGTGGCTCGACGGGCTGTGGCTGGACGTCGAGGACTCGCTCGCGCTGAGTGCCGACCGCGGCCCGATGCCGGCGCCCGTGGGGGAGCAGGCGCTGCGCGTCGCCGTGGTGCGGCTCCCGCGCATCAGCAACTTCACCGACATCGACGCGCTGACCGTCGAACCCGGCGTGGACGTGCGGTTCGTGACCACCCCGCACGAGCTCGAGGACGCCGACCTCGCGATCCTGCCGGGCAGCCGCGCCACGGTCGCCGACCTCGCATGGTTGCGCGATCGGGGGCTCGACAGCGTCCTCGCCCACCGGGCCGCCAACGGGCGCCCGGTCCTGGGGATCTGCGGCGGCTACCAGATGCTGGCGCGCGAGATCCGCGACGACGTCGAGTCCGCCGCGGGGGTGGTGCGCGGGCTGGGCCTGCTGCCCGCGAGGGTGGCGTTCGCTACCGAGAAGACCCTGGCCCGTCCCGAGGGGACCTGCTACGGGGAGCGAGTGGCGGCCTACGAGATCCACCACGGCCAGACCGAGGTGGTGTGGGCGGGCTCGGAGGCGGTTCCCTTCCTCGACGGTTGCCGCGCGGGGGCCGTGTGGGGCACCACCTGGCACGGGGCGCTGGAGAACGACGCGTTCCGCCGGGCGTTCCTGGCCGACGTCGCAGGGCGGGCGGGGCGGCGCTTCGTCGCGGCGGGCGGCACCGACTTCGCCGCCGAACGCGCTGCCCGCCTGGACGCCCTCGGTGACATGGTCGAGGAGCACATGGACACCGATGCCATCTGGCGGCTGCTCGAATCCGGTGCCCCGAGCGAGCTGCCGGTCGTCGCGCCCGCTGGCACCGCGGGCCCCGCGGAGACCGGCTGA
- a CDS encoding cobalamin biosynthesis protein: MNTTRDPSPAWPAALGLVAGVALDSALPDPRRVHPVAAFGHTASALERRMHRDSRARGAAYAALAVTPVVALGVLAERGGPLRRAALTAATTWAVVGGDMLGREAGAIADALEAGDLAGARDRLPHLCGRDPSELDEKGIARATVESVAENTSDAVVAPLLWGGLLGVPGLAGYRAVNTLDAMVGHRSPRYERFGWAAARTDDLANWAPARLTAVLTALAAPAVAGDPARAWRARSRYGGRHPSPNAGQCEAAFAGALGVRLGGTNTYAGRTEHRPELGEGRHPEVRDIRRAVRLARVVAGSAAAVAASIALLTASEQRGRAPRAAARSTHLPLSAFGRRVRAERPGRAA; the protein is encoded by the coding sequence GTGAACACGACCCGCGACCCGTCCCCCGCCTGGCCGGCCGCCCTCGGTCTGGTTGCCGGGGTGGCGCTCGACTCGGCCCTGCCCGACCCCCGCCGGGTGCATCCGGTGGCCGCTTTCGGCCACACCGCGTCCGCACTGGAACGCCGCATGCACCGCGACTCGCGCGCACGGGGCGCGGCCTACGCCGCGCTCGCCGTAACCCCCGTGGTCGCGCTTGGGGTACTCGCCGAACGCGGCGGTCCGCTGCGGCGGGCGGCCCTGACCGCGGCCACCACCTGGGCCGTCGTTGGCGGCGACATGCTCGGCCGCGAGGCGGGCGCGATCGCGGACGCGCTCGAAGCGGGCGACCTCGCAGGAGCCCGCGACCGGCTGCCGCACCTGTGCGGGCGCGACCCCAGCGAACTCGATGAGAAGGGGATCGCCCGCGCCACGGTGGAGTCGGTCGCGGAGAACACCTCCGACGCCGTGGTGGCCCCGTTGCTGTGGGGCGGGCTGCTCGGCGTTCCCGGGCTCGCCGGGTACCGGGCGGTCAACACCCTTGACGCGATGGTGGGGCACCGCTCGCCCCGTTACGAACGCTTCGGCTGGGCGGCTGCGCGCACCGACGACCTCGCCAACTGGGCCCCCGCGCGGCTCACCGCCGTGCTCACCGCCCTCGCGGCGCCGGCGGTCGCGGGCGATCCGGCCCGCGCCTGGCGGGCCCGCTCGCGTTACGGCGGGCGGCACCCCAGCCCCAACGCGGGCCAGTGCGAAGCGGCATTCGCCGGTGCGCTGGGCGTTCGTCTCGGGGGGACGAACACCTACGCGGGCCGTACGGAGCACCGGCCGGAACTGGGGGAGGGGCGTCACCCCGAGGTCCGCGACATCCGCCGTGCCGTCCGGCTCGCCCGAGTCGTGGCCGGATCCGCGGCTGCGGTGGCCGCCTCCATCGCGCTGCTGACCGCTTCCGAGCAGCGCGGCCGCGCCCCGAGGGCGGCCGCGCGCTCCACGCATCTCCCGCTCAGCGCCTTCGGGCGCCGCGTGCGGGCCGAACGGCCGGGGAGGGCAGCGTGA